A single genomic interval of Spirosoma linguale DSM 74 harbors:
- a CDS encoding 6,7-dimethyl-8-ribityllumazine synthase (KEGG: afr:AFE_0300 6,7-dimethyl-8-ribityllumazine synthase~TIGRFAM: 6,7-dimethyl-8-ribityllumazine synthase~PFAM: 67-dimethyl-8-ribityllumazine synthase): MASDLKNLSVFSTDELPNITHRRFGILVSEWNTEVTEALFEGAYQTLLTHGAKAEHIIRGNVPGSYELSLASLWFAQRDDIDAVIALGCVIQGETKHNDYINHAVAQGLTNVSLKTGKPVIFGVLTPNDQQQAIDRAGGKHGNKGDEAAITAIKMLGLQQQVYSKF; encoded by the coding sequence ATGGCATCAGACTTAAAAAACCTCAGCGTCTTTTCAACAGACGAACTCCCCAATATAACCCACCGTCGGTTTGGTATCTTGGTTTCCGAATGGAACACCGAAGTGACGGAAGCCCTCTTCGAAGGGGCTTACCAAACGCTGCTCACCCATGGAGCAAAGGCCGAACACATAATTCGGGGCAACGTGCCGGGTAGTTATGAATTGAGTTTGGCCTCGCTCTGGTTCGCCCAGCGCGACGATATCGACGCCGTGATTGCCCTCGGCTGCGTTATTCAGGGCGAAACCAAGCACAACGATTACATTAATCACGCGGTGGCCCAGGGATTAACCAACGTTAGCCTCAAAACTGGCAAGCCCGTTATTTTCGGCGTTCTGACCCCCAACGACCAGCAACAGGCCATTGACCGGGCGGGCGGCAAACACGGCAATAAAGGCGACGAAGCCGCCATCACCGCCATTAAAATGTTAGGATTGCAACAACAGGTTTACAGTAAATTTTAA
- a CDS encoding seryl-tRNA synthetase (KEGG: gme:Gmet_3528 seryl-tRNA synthetase~TIGRFAM: seryl-tRNA synthetase~PFAM: tRNA synthetase class II (G H P and S); Seryl- tRNA synthetase, class IIa-like): protein MLQLNFIRENKDTVLAGLGKRYFANAETVVDNVMTLDQKRRDTQKELDDVLAQSNAKASQIGALMKSGDKAAAEAAKAETAELKVRSKDLAEALRQIEVELQAVLVTIPNIPHSSVPPGRSADDNEVVLEHGDKPTLHEAAQPHWELIKKYDIIDFELGVKIAGAGFPVYKGKGARIQRAMINFFLDEALKAGYVEVQPPILVNEDSGFGTGQLPDKEGQMYFATEDKLYLIPTAEVPITNIYRDVILNENQLPVKNVGYTPCFRREAGSWGAHVRGLNRLHQFDKVEIVRIERPENSYAALEEMSLHVQSLLQKLELPYRVLRLCGGDMGFTSALTYDMEVWSAAQQRWLEVSSVSNFETYQANRLKLRSKLEGKMQLMHTLNGSALALPRILASILENNQTPEGIKIPQVLVPYCGFDVID from the coding sequence ATGCTGCAACTTAATTTTATCCGCGAGAATAAAGACACTGTGCTGGCGGGACTTGGCAAACGATACTTCGCCAATGCCGAAACGGTAGTCGACAATGTGATGACGCTCGACCAGAAACGGCGCGATACCCAAAAAGAACTGGACGATGTATTGGCTCAGTCCAACGCCAAAGCCAGTCAGATCGGGGCTTTGATGAAGTCGGGCGATAAAGCCGCTGCCGAAGCCGCCAAAGCTGAAACGGCTGAACTGAAAGTCCGGTCGAAAGACCTTGCCGAAGCGCTTCGCCAGATAGAAGTTGAGTTGCAGGCCGTGCTCGTCACCATCCCGAACATTCCGCATAGCAGCGTTCCGCCCGGCCGCAGTGCCGACGATAACGAAGTGGTGCTGGAACATGGCGACAAGCCCACGCTTCATGAGGCTGCACAACCGCACTGGGAGCTGATCAAGAAGTACGATATAATTGACTTCGAGCTGGGCGTGAAGATTGCCGGAGCGGGGTTTCCTGTCTACAAAGGCAAAGGAGCCCGGATTCAGCGGGCGATGATCAACTTCTTCCTCGACGAAGCCCTGAAAGCCGGTTACGTAGAAGTACAACCACCCATTCTGGTGAACGAAGATTCGGGCTTCGGCACGGGTCAGTTGCCTGATAAAGAAGGACAGATGTACTTCGCCACCGAGGATAAGCTGTACCTGATTCCAACCGCCGAGGTACCCATTACGAACATCTACCGCGACGTGATTCTGAACGAAAATCAGTTGCCGGTGAAGAATGTAGGTTATACGCCTTGTTTCCGTAGGGAAGCGGGTTCGTGGGGTGCTCACGTGCGTGGATTGAACCGACTGCACCAGTTCGATAAAGTTGAAATTGTGCGCATCGAACGGCCCGAGAACTCCTACGCAGCTCTGGAAGAAATGAGCTTACACGTTCAGAGCCTGCTGCAGAAGCTGGAACTCCCCTACCGCGTTTTACGCCTGTGCGGGGGCGACATGGGCTTCACCTCAGCGCTCACCTACGACATGGAAGTATGGTCGGCGGCACAGCAACGCTGGCTCGAAGTAAGCTCCGTCTCGAACTTCGAAACCTATCAGGCTAACCGGCTGAAACTGCGTTCGAAACTAGAGGGAAAAATGCAGCTTATGCACACGCTGAACGGCTCGGCGCTGGCACTGCCACGTATTCTGGCGTCCATTCTGGAAAATAACCAAACGCCTGAAGGCATCAAAATACCGCAAGTGCTGGTGCCGTATTGTGGGTTTGACGTGATTGATTAG
- a CDS encoding aspartate kinase (KEGG: tau:Tola_2151 aspartate kinase~TIGRFAM: aspartate kinase~PFAM: aspartate/glutamate/uridylate kinase): protein MHVWKFGGTSVGKPERMHSIRTLITSDDTRKIVVLSALSGTTNALLAIGESLKANNDADAHAKIDALKAHYDTFLSELYKTADGKAAGQKIVDSEFSFIRSLTGIKPFTLKQEKELVAEGELLSTQIFQAYLVEEGVPSTLLPALEFMRIDADNEPEIQYTEAKLAELLPAHTDKQIIVTQGFICRNPRGEVDNLKRGGSDYTASLIGGAIRAEEIQIWTDIDGMHNNDPRIVKNTFPVRELTFDEAAELAYFGAKILHPSTITPARMFGVPVRLKNTMDPAAPGTLIADRTSSEVFKAIAAKDGITALYIHSTRMLNAYGFLRRIFEIFEKYKTPVDMITTSEVSVSVTIDNTERLQEITDELNTFCTLEEPDHDQTIICIVGNFSADNEGVAVRVFNAMKNIPIRMVSYGGTESNLSLLVHGRYKADALNALNDGLFSV from the coding sequence ATGCACGTCTGGAAATTTGGCGGCACATCGGTCGGGAAGCCCGAGCGTATGCACTCCATTCGTACGCTGATCACCAGCGACGACACCCGTAAAATCGTCGTACTGTCGGCTCTGTCCGGCACTACCAACGCACTGTTAGCTATTGGCGAATCACTGAAAGCGAACAATGATGCCGATGCACACGCTAAGATCGACGCGTTGAAAGCGCATTACGATACGTTCCTGAGCGAACTCTATAAAACCGCCGACGGAAAAGCGGCTGGTCAGAAGATAGTGGACAGCGAATTCTCGTTTATCCGCTCGCTGACGGGTATAAAGCCGTTTACCCTGAAGCAGGAAAAAGAACTGGTGGCCGAAGGTGAGTTGCTAAGTACACAGATTTTCCAGGCGTATCTGGTCGAAGAGGGTGTTCCATCTACGTTGTTGCCCGCGCTGGAATTCATGCGCATCGACGCCGATAACGAGCCCGAAATTCAGTATACCGAAGCGAAACTCGCCGAATTGCTGCCTGCTCATACCGACAAACAGATCATTGTTACCCAAGGCTTTATTTGCCGGAATCCACGGGGCGAAGTCGATAACCTCAAGCGCGGTGGCTCGGATTATACCGCTTCGCTAATTGGCGGTGCCATTCGGGCGGAAGAGATCCAGATCTGGACCGACATCGACGGGATGCACAACAACGACCCCCGCATCGTTAAAAACACCTTTCCCGTTCGCGAGCTGACCTTCGACGAAGCGGCTGAGCTGGCGTACTTCGGTGCAAAAATTCTGCACCCGTCTACCATCACGCCCGCCCGGATGTTCGGTGTACCCGTTCGTCTGAAGAACACCATGGACCCAGCTGCCCCCGGCACCCTCATCGCCGACCGGACCTCCAGCGAGGTCTTCAAAGCGATCGCGGCCAAAGATGGCATTACGGCTCTGTACATCCACTCGACCCGTATGCTGAACGCGTATGGGTTTCTGCGTCGTATTTTCGAGATTTTCGAGAAGTACAAAACGCCGGTCGATATGATAACGACCTCCGAAGTATCCGTGTCGGTAACGATTGACAATACCGAGCGTCTTCAGGAAATTACGGACGAGTTGAACACGTTCTGTACGCTCGAAGAACCCGACCACGACCAGACCATCATCTGCATTGTAGGAAATTTCAGTGCCGACAACGAAGGGGTTGCCGTTCGGGTGTTCAACGCCATGAAAAACATTCCGATTCGAATGGTCTCATATGGCGGCACAGAAAGCAACCTGTCGCTGCTGGTTCATGGTCGCTACAAAGCCGATGCGCTGAATGCCTTGAACGACGGCTTATTTTCCGTGTAA
- a CDS encoding conserved hypothetical protein (KEGG: afr:AFE_2792 hypothetical protein) codes for MNEFDLVVLQENTANGRLRIGDVGTILTVYNEGKGYEVEFVTLTGEAVAVETLLAHQIRPVRSSEVLAVRDMALHE; via the coding sequence ATGAACGAGTTTGATTTAGTTGTTTTACAGGAAAACACAGCTAACGGACGCTTACGAATAGGTGATGTTGGCACGATTTTAACTGTCTATAATGAAGGGAAAGGATATGAAGTCGAATTCGTGACTTTAACCGGTGAAGCTGTGGCCGTTGAAACGCTTCTGGCGCATCAAATCAGGCCAGTTCGATCATCGGAGGTATTAGCTGTGCGTGATATGGCGCTACACGAATAA
- a CDS encoding Tetratricopeptide TPR_2 repeat protein (PFAM: Tetratricopeptide TPR_2 repeat protein; TPR repeat-containing protein~SMART: Tetratricopeptide repeat~KEGG: dds:Ddes_0388 tol-pal system protein YbgF), whose protein sequence is MSKKNPGLDFLEDPDALEGKLEDVGDYFQQNKNIVLGILGGIVLLVVGFFGYRYYISTQDETAQVEMFPSLYQLEADSLKKALNGDGRNPGLLAVADNYGSTPGGNLAEFYAGLGLLKEGKYDEAIDHLKSFSSSDLLVQARAYALTGDAYMEKKSFDEAADYYRKAADYKPNKFFSPGYLLKLGVAYEQAKQNDKAIAAYNEIIEKYSQSAEAPTAKKYKSVLEAAVGES, encoded by the coding sequence ATGAGCAAGAAGAACCCAGGCCTGGATTTTCTCGAAGATCCGGACGCATTAGAAGGAAAATTAGAAGACGTTGGTGATTATTTCCAACAGAACAAAAATATTGTGCTCGGCATCCTTGGCGGCATTGTATTGCTGGTCGTTGGTTTCTTCGGCTACCGGTACTACATCAGTACGCAGGATGAAACGGCTCAGGTTGAGATGTTTCCCTCGCTTTATCAGCTCGAAGCCGATTCGCTGAAGAAGGCGCTTAATGGCGATGGCCGAAATCCTGGTCTGTTGGCTGTTGCTGACAACTACGGGTCAACGCCAGGCGGAAATCTGGCCGAATTCTATGCTGGCCTTGGTCTGTTAAAAGAAGGCAAGTACGATGAAGCCATCGACCACCTGAAAAGCTTCAGTTCTTCGGACCTGTTGGTGCAGGCGCGTGCCTACGCCCTGACAGGAGATGCCTATATGGAAAAGAAAAGCTTTGATGAAGCAGCCGATTACTATCGGAAAGCGGCTGATTATAAGCCTAACAAATTCTTTTCGCCAGGGTACCTGCTTAAGTTAGGTGTTGCTTATGAGCAGGCAAAACAGAACGATAAAGCGATTGCCGCTTACAACGAAATCATTGAGAAGTACAGTCAATCGGCTGAAGCTCCTACTGCTAAGAAGTATAAATCCGTACTCGAAGCAGCGGTCGGTGAGTCGTAA
- a CDS encoding DNA polymerase beta domain protein region (PFAM: DNA polymerase beta domain protein region~KEGG: mpo:Mpop_3303 DNA polymerase beta domain protein region) yields MTDEQFLQAVKRQVCELDPQAEVWLFGSRARGDARDDSDWDFFVLTDKPVNWTYKRQLRDHLYDVGFNTNHIISTIIQSTKDVPFLAATDLYQNVMDEGKRL; encoded by the coding sequence ATGACCGACGAGCAATTTCTTCAGGCAGTCAAGCGACAGGTTTGCGAGTTAGACCCGCAGGCCGAAGTATGGTTGTTCGGCTCAAGAGCCAGGGGTGATGCCCGGGATGATTCGGACTGGGACTTTTTTGTACTAACAGATAAGCCTGTCAACTGGACTTACAAACGGCAGCTACGGGATCATCTATACGATGTTGGCTTTAACACCAATCACATCATCAGTACAATCATCCAATCTACTAAGGATGTTCCTTTTCTGGCTGCCACCGACTTGTATCAGAATGTAATGGATGAAGGGAAACGGCTATGA